cagtctcctctccctctctttctcaccctcttaacaacaacaacaagccacCAGAAGCTGTGCAGGGACTGAGTCTctgtgataactttggtggcaataaataagcaagtaaataaatgtcTGTTTGGGCAAGTACTCatgagcttcttcttctagcgtttgccactcaTGAGCTAATAGTAATTTAATGATCCTTCTAGTACAACATATTCATGTTCAATGTTTTCTTACTTACATGACTTCTCTTTTCGCACAAAAATTAGTTGGGGGAAATTGTTTAAGGTCCTTTAAGGATCTGGGGTTGACAGTATTTTTGCTGGTGTCAATGCAGGAACAGCGTCTATTTCGCATCATTATGATTCCTAAGGGAAAGAGAATGGGTAGAACACATTTATTTAATGGAATGTCTAAATTTAGGTGATCTATCAAAATGACAAATTTAACTTACTcatggttattattttttgtttttgtttttgaacaaAAAGTTTTACTGACAACAGCCAGTTACTACCACTGGTCTCATCTTcttgtttttgctttgcttttcaaaAGTGCTTTAAACTTTTGTAAACTCTAACATATCCAGGGGCCAAgtgttggtgcacccagttgactacacacattaccatgtgcaaaaattTAAGTTCAAGTGCAATCCTCACCagcaaggaggaagtttcatgagtggtgaaatagcgctgcaggtgtctttctctttctctcaacctttctatttccccctgctctctcaagttctttctgtcctgtcaaatgaaaagataggaaaagggagggagaaagagagagagagagagagacacagagagagaacagagagacagagagagacagagaaagagaaatggcctTTGATTGATGTTTTGTAGGAACTGAGTGCCAATGATAACCCcagtggtaatttaaaaaaatacattaagggggtcaggcagtagcacagcgggttaagcgcacatggagcaaagcgcaagaacctgcttaagaatcccggtttgaacaccccgctccccccctgcaggggggtcgcttcacaagcattgaagcaggtctgcaggtatctgtctttctcttcccctctctgtcttcccttcctctctcaatttctctctgtcctacccaacaacaagaacagcaatggcaccaataatgaccacaacaacaatttaaaaaaaacaacaagggcaacaaaatgggaaaaaaaataaaagcctccaggaacagtggggcactgagccccagtgataaccctggaggcaaaaaaaaatacattaagtaTCCAttcattaaattatttattcattcaatacTCATTTTCTCAGTGCTTACTTACTCTATATTGTGTGATAAGTTATAAAAGTATAACTCTGAAATCTACATTTTACAGGTGAAGAAATCTGGAGTTTAGCATTCGCTAATTTTTGCCCAAGGAAACAAAAGTAGACAGTAAAAAGTAGAGACAACCTCTTTGATTTCTGGATCTTTACTTGGTTAACCACAAAAATGTCAAGAAACAATAGCAGAAAGACAGTTATAATAACTTTGGAGACAAAATcttttatctcattttttttttttatccgatTCAACAGTTATTGAATACTTACAATGTGGCAGGAATTCGCACATCTAGTTGGGTAAGACTTGCATTTGACTTGGCAAGACTAAGAATAGAACTTCAGATAATTGATGATGTCACCAAGAAACATTTATGAGTGGTTTATGTCACTTTTTGGCTACACAAATCAATCACCACTACTGAGCAAATTAAGAATTTATTTTCAAGTGTTTAACACCTCTGATATAATTACTAGGCTGATATAACTTAGTACCCCTTACCTTGAGCTCCAATCAGAGTCAGGAAGATGATACTCAAAAGGAGACAAGTATCTCTTTTCTTCATAATGATAGAATGGAATTCTATTGAATCAATCCTGAAATCTTCAGATTTCAAGTCTGAGGAATTCTATAGAGAATATGACTTTGGGAATCATATTTATTTGGGAAATTCATTTCCTTCCTAAACTTTGATTGGATGGTACTGGTAGTTGATCTAGTTAAACTAGCTACACAATTACTTGTGCTGGGGGAAGTCCTATTCTTAGATCCAAGGGGATTTCTTCAGCTTTATTTCTATTTCACATAAATGGATGGTTTACGGTAATGGATGAGAAACTAGCAATACTGACAGCCTTCAGCACACTCACAACTGCTTACCTGGGTGAACTGCAGGATATATAATGAATATAATGATACCATACAACAAAAGTTGGATGTATGTTTTTTAGATGGAAAGCATTAGATCAGATATGTCATACACTTTCCAAATATCCTTACTACTGTATAATGTAATAAACcataaattttcttctattaaattGCTTATACAACAATctgaaataatcaaataaattaaaagaccTCTGACTCTCAGGAAtgagaatattttgcataactattatggtatCTCAAATGATCAAAGACTTGAATAGATACTTCTCAAAAGGAGATAGTTACATGGCCAACAAGCACACAAAAATGTGCTAACACCATTAGTCATTATGGAAACCCAAATATAAACCACAAGGAGATGTCAAATCCCACCTATCAGTAAGCCATAATGAAAAGACACTAGTAAGTGTtagtgaacaacaacaacaagatggGGGAGAGGTTAGAAATTTTGTGAGCTGCTGGAAATATAAAATGGTGTAgtcatgggagtcgggccgtagcgcagtgggttaagactgcatggcacaaagtgcaaggaccggcttaaggaccccggttcaagcttcgggctccccacctgcaggggggtcccttcacaagtggtgaagcaggtctgcaagtgtctatctttctctccccctctctgtcttccctcttctctccatttctctctgtcctatccaacaacaatgatgtcaataacaacaacaataataactacaacaataaagcaacaagggcaacaaaaggagatacgtactttttaaaaaaaatggtgtagtcattatgaaaaacagtatggagGTTCCTGAAAAAAATGTGACTGCTTTATGATCCATTATCCTAGTATGGGATGGTGGGAAAACAGCGAAATAAGATAGTtcttttccagggttatcacactacgaatccactgttcctggaggctattttttctctttgttgcccttgttgtttattgttgttgttactgctgtcgtcgtttttggataggacagagaggaatcgagagaggaggggaagacagagaccaggagagaaaaatagacacctgcagacctgcttcaccgcttgtgaagtgaccccccttcaggtggggagcccggggcttgaaccggtattcttgagctggttcttgtgctttgtgccatgtgggcttaacccgctgtactactgcctgtcccccaatAGGTTCCACTTTATACCTGCCCAGGAAGTAGTATTCACTACATTCCATCAAACACAACTTATTCACATGACAGTACTTAGCTGCAAGGAAGGTAAAAAATGTGATCTTCATCCTGGCTAATCTGATAAAAACTGAGGTTGAATAGtatttcttgggggctgggtggtagtgcactgggttaggcgcacatagtaTAAACCGCAAGGATtggaacaaggatcccagttcgaggctccccacctgcgggggggggggggtgtcacttcacaagaggtggagcaggtctgcaggtatctatctttctctctccctctctattttcccctcccatctcaatttatctctgtcaaaccaaaaaaaaaagaaaagatggccgAAGGAGCAATGGACTCgtatagtgcagccactgagtcactgagtcccagcgataaccctggaggcaaaaaagaaaaaaaaaaagatttcttaatCTTTATATTTCATTAATCCCTATCCTTCaataacttttgtttgttttgcctccaaggttattggtggggctcggtgcctgcactacaaacccactgttcctgacgaccatctatttttttctttcttcttttttaatgtatgtacttcttttcactcatttatttattttcccttttgttgcccttgttggttttttattgttgctgtagttattgctgttgttattgatgttgtcgttgttagggcagagagaaatggagagaggaggggaagacagagagggggagagaaagacacctgcagacctgcttcaccgcctgtgaagggacttccttgcaggtggggagccaggggcttgaaccgggattcttgagctggtccttgtgctttgtgccatgtgcacttaacccgctgtgctaatgcctgaccctgatggccatattttttccactgttattgttgctgctgctgctgttgttggcataggacagagaaattgagagaggaggggaagacagtgaggggagagaaagacacctgcagacctgcttcacgcttttgaagcaaccctcccactcccagcaggtgggaagccagggactctaaccaggatctttggccagtccttgcgctttgtactgtgtgtgctactgcctggcccccatccccAATAAGTTAAACTTAAATTAACTTAacctaaattaaatttatttctaaaaagaaaaaataataagaaatgacATTTTGTTGAGTGAGGATGAACTTTGGTGGGCAAGTCATTATTGTAATAGGTCCCCAAGAGCCTACTATTGCAACTGAGGAAATATGCAGCTGATAGAACACTAGACATGCATGTCTGAGACTTCTGGTTCAATCCCAAACACTGTATTTACCAGAGAGGTattttggcttctctctctctcttatgaaacTCTATTTTTCATGaactaaacaaatttttaaaaaacctacttatTATCCTTTAGAGAGCAACAGCTTTCCTTCCCGTTCGAGAAATACATGCTGTAGAAGGGAGGGAGTATAGATATTCACATTTTCTGCCACTGATTCTTTTCTAGATGAATTATTAATGCTTAACTATGATATTATAGATTTCTTTTTGAAGAAAACTTGTAATCTCTGACACAGTCTATTCATTTGGTTATACTTGAATCTTGGTAATGATTATGGTCATGTATAGGGCAGTTCAAGTCTGAGCTTTGCCATTTAATGACTATCTGCAAAGTACTTAAATTCATGTTCCtctactggggaaaaaaaaaaaagaaagaggaaaaaaaactatCACTGAACTGATAGGCTGTTAAAAATCAATGGCAGCGTTGCCTTGTCAATTGTAAAGCATTACAGAGCTAGTAACTAGTCTTTCCAAAATAGAAAGGAGTGATGGACACCTCTTAGGATAAAGACTGGATATAGACTAAGGGCCCCCAAATGGTCTGTCTGCTCTTGCCcatcttttcttcccccttttccttctctcagtctctctctctgctactaaggctgttgctggggctctctgcctacatgatgactccatccttttttcattattaaatttatttatttttatttattcccttttgttgcccttgttttattgttgtagttattactgttgttattgatgttgtcattgttggataggacagagagaaatggagagagaaggggaaggcagagagggagagagaaaaacacttgcagacctgcctcaccgcttgtgaagtgacctcctcctcctggaggtggagagccgggggctcgaactgggatcctcactccggtccttgcgctctgcgccactgtgcttaacccgctgcactactgtccgactcctgaCTCCGTCATACTAAGTAAccatatatgtatttctttttctttgatagaggtgACATACACGGATGAGAGGAAGACAATTGCAAGTATTGCTCCACAACTCATGATGCATTCtcctataggtggagaccagggacttgaattccAGTGCACGGTAATATGCACTCTACCGAGTGTGCCCcccccaccacccggcccccatcctCTTCTTACATAAAACTGCTCCATGTCCCTTCCTTCCCTCAGCTTACACTCTATTGTGTAGTAATCTACCCACCTTAGATATCCAGACAAGCATTTCTCCTGGGGAGACGTTGCTGACTCCCAGAGTGCTGGGTCCTGCACTGTGTGCTTTCACAACAAGGTTCTTACCTGTTCTCATTCTATCAACAGCCACTGCAAGGTGGCCTTCACTTGTCATCCTATAGTTCACCTCTCCTTCCATTCCTGGAACCAGTAGGGATTGTGCAAGGCTACCTCTGAGTGCAGCGCTAAGCACAGTGCCTGGCATACAGCAGATGCTCAGCAGAGACGCAAAGAGGAGCCAGAGGAggagggctctgggctctgtgcGCTGTGGTGTGGTGAAGGCCGCCTGGCTCCGCAGGGGCAGACGCTTGCCTTCCCCGGGGGCTGAGGCCAGCAGCGCGCATGCCCAGTCAGCGCTTTCTAGAACCTTCTGAGGGGTGGCTGCAGCAGCGGGTTGAACGGCTCGCTTAGGCGCCTGGTGACCCTGTGGCCTGCACTGATCCCACCGGAGGAGCAAATTGAGGGGAAAGGTAGTTTGTTGTGCCCCTGGGGATCTCTCCTCCCTGCGCTGGGACAGTCCAACAACCCGGGAAGAGGAGGCCTAAGCAGCGCGCGGCCTGGGGGGTGGGGCGAACGACGACGCCGCAGCCATAAATGGCGGTTGTGCGGCCTCCTCATGCGGGTCGAGGCCTGAGGGAAGCAGGCCAAggggggcctgggtgctgggcctggggccCCTCCGCAAGGCTGGGGAGGTTCTGGACAGCAGGCCATAGCGACTGGGACAAAAGTCTTTCTGgacggcaacaacaacaacaacaacaattttgaaaaggaaggggggaaaatggGATGGGGGTCTATTAGGAATCAGCCGAGGCTGAACCTCCGTTTTTAGGAGCCCAGAGCTGCCTTGTTTCTTCCCTCTGGTCGCCAGCTCAGAGCAGACCCGCCGGGTGCGGCCACTGAGGGCCGCCATGGCTGCTGTGTGGACAGGGACGGTTGAGGCCTCCTGTGGAGGCCGAGGAAACCCCCCCGCCGAGGCGGCCTGGGGCGGTTGCCACTCCAACTGGGCTCTTAGGAGAAACAGAAACCTGGGGAGAGGATATTGCACAGATTATTTTTCTCAGTCCAGGCCAGGGGCCAAGGATTAAACTGTGTTGAAATCAACAGAGAATTCCCAGTTTCCCTTTGGATACAAGGTTTCACCTCGTTTGCCTTGAAAAATTccaactggaggaaaaaaaaaaaaaaaaagaaaaaagaaaaatctcagttTCCTGTTCCCATGTTGATGTAACTCTCAAGAAGTGGGAGTCGCGTTTCCTTTCACAGGGACGCCTCCACTTCCCCCTTCCAGCTTTTCAGCTGTGGAGTCTGTGTGGTCTGTGTAATTCTGTTCACAGCACCACCGACTCAGTCACAGTGAAAATGAAAGCCTTCCTTTTACTAAGGAGAGGGGGAAGTTTCTCTCAGAGTGAAACCCAGTGGCCTCTGACTTTCTTACAGTTGTGGGCTTCCCCACCTCTCAGCAGCTATTGTTTGGACTTTCGGATACTTACTTGAAACGTCGTCGTTATTTCTTGAAAGTCTTAGAAGCCCCTATTTTAGCACTCTTGATTTGATTTTGCTATCTTATCTCTCACTTTCCCCTCCGCAggaattctttccttccttttacttgttctaaaaaatatttacatattgatgagagaggaaaagagagggaaccagaacatcactctggcatatgcaatgtcaaCATTCCAACTTGTGACCTCACACTTGAGCGtctctttattcactgtgccacctcatggactgctccttatttttaaaaagtattatggcTGGGTATCTACTGTCTGCCACCTGTTGCCAGCTGCCGAAACTGTAGTTTAATATAGTAAGCTATCTTCAAGCACAAGTCataggtgtgtttgtgtgtgtacatacatatgtatggaattatgccctaTCTGTTTGCcaggaaacaaagagaaataagttcttggggccaggctgtggcacacctggttgagcacaaacattacagcgcacaaggacccaggttcaagccctggtccccacctacagggggaagcttcacaagtggtggagcagtgctgcagttgtctctctgtctctttcgttCTTGATATCTCCCTctgttctcagtttctgtctctaataacaaataaaatttaaaagaagaagtaaGGTCTTATAATAGCTGGTTTGTATTTCTCAgctaatgttttttttcttctactttgccatcaaggttattgctgctACTCAGTTCTTACACttagaatctaccactcctgtcaGCATTATTTCCtttacttccccccccccattcttctctatttttattagataggatattagatagaaagtgagagaggagggggagattgagagagggagagaaaggcacacaCCTACAGACTTAattataccacttgtgaagcattctttctgcaggtggggagtgggggcttgaacctgggtccttgagtttggtcatgtgtgcacttaactgagtgtccCCACCCTACTCCTTTCTCATCTAATATTTATGGACTAGATTAAATCTGTAATTAAATTTTATGAGAGGAAATATCAGGATATTATTTCAAGGACTATGGCTATGGCTGAATGCCGGCAGCAACACATTTTTACTCTGACTTGAAAAGTCAGTTTATGTAGTCTGATGACATGTAActatagctattttttttctttttttttgttacatgTAACTATAGCTATTAAGTTGTTACCTAACttgaataaaaattattatgaAAAGGGGGAAATATTTTTATGTTGAAAATACCCATGTTGGGtgtggcaggcagtggtgcacccgattgagcatacacactaccatgcacaaggacccagattcaagccccttgtctccacttgtgggggaagcttcacaaacagtgaagcaattacaggcatttgtctttctcctctctctgtcttcccctcttcatttttctctgttctatcaaggaaaaagaaaagagggtgaggagaaggaaaaatagccacagggagcagtagattcattgggcaggcactgagccacactcagcaataaccttggtggcaaaaaagaaaaagagaggaggcaGTTAAAATATGTTTACTTAAAGAAGTCTCATAAAAATTGATTGATTGCCTGTGTAACTTCACATGAAAAAAAGTCATGTACTTGAaatctttcatttactattttaTCATTCATTAGACTTTAAGGACACAGATGTAAATAGTAATCTCTGTCCTTTCAGAGCATATATTTTAACTAGGGAAGGCAGCATATAAATTAACAATACAAAGGAAGTAAAATGATAAAGGACTGTACATACTTCTGGTGATACCGAAGGTCACATCTGTGGCCCTTGAGCTCAAACACAGCTGCTCAAAAAATGTTTGGAAGGGAGAGTTGGTTGAAATATGTTAGTAGAGGAAGAGTAGGTAGGGGAATTCTGAGCAAGAGTCATGAGAAGCTATGCTAAATTTTAGAAACTGCAATAAAGGGTGGGAAATGAGGCTAGAAATGTAGTAGGAGCCAGAGAATGAAAGTCCTTGTAAGCACACACTtagaaaaaattgaaaatgtttgtttgtttgcttttttttttaccagagcactgctcagctctggtttgtggtggtgctggggattgaagagTGAAGAATTTTACCAAGGAAGTGATACATAGGAAGAGATTTACAAGCATTTACATACATATACTCCTATGTCTAAAACTGACCCTGTTACTGTATGTATGcctgtatataatttttttttatgtgacacTGGGAAATGAATCCTGAGCCTCATGCATTGTGGAGGTAGTATGGTAAAGAATACCCTAGCccggggccagttggtggcacacctggttgactgcacacattatagtgggaaaggacacaggttcgagcctctggtccccacctgaaagggggaaagCCTTATaagtgaggaagcagggctgcaggtctctctgcctctccccctctctgtcttccccgcccatctcaatttctctctgtctctatccagtaataagtaaataaataaaagaaaagaatacctTAGccctattcattattttttaaatattttatttattaatgagaaagataggaggagagagagaaagaaccagacatcactctggtacatgtgctgccagggatcgaacttaggacctcatgcttgatagtccaatgctttatccactgtgccacctcccggatcactcttcattatttttttgagggaagagagacaccacaaaaaTCACTCCAGCAGGATCTCATGCACAGCAAAGTGTATATTCTACCCAAGATTTATCTACCAGTTTCCTAAACAATGACTTAAATAACCACTTAATTTCACCACTTAGTGGTATCTTCACCACTTAATGGTGTCCAAGTGACAGACTAAATGACATTATTTGAAAATACTGTTCTGCCTTACAGATGCAAGAGGATCTGCAAACCATGAAATAGAGGAAATAGTAGATGTAATGAAAGTTAGCTTTTGGGAAGTAAATGCCCCTTTGGTACTGCACTGCAGTATCACCAAAATCAAAGTTGATTTAAAATAAAGCATAACTCCactgaaataaaagaaatgctcatgttcatagaaaataaaagttaatatgtagctttctcaattttttttattgtatcttTTAAGAGCCAGTTGTGGTGCTGGGCttttgcatgtgtgatttcactgctcctggactgaCTTTTAAGTTCTTTCTACTTTagctaaagagagagacagagaaagagtgattgagagaaagggacagatatTTCAGCACCACAGCATTCTCTGTGGCCATGGCGTTCTCATGGCATGCTGGAGCATGAACACGGGCAGGTAAATGGCAAGGTAAATGCCCTGTCAGGCGAACTTTGGCCCAAGTTTGGTTTTCAAGGTACAAAATTTACCTTGCATTTTCAGACTATGCTTGTCACTCACTCCAAGATTTAGATGTACTTTTCTCGGTAGGTGAATTCTTGTTCTTGTTCATTGTAAGGCATCTTCCAAACTCCTTCTGAGGTGCTTTTTTGCCCTTCTATTGAGatccagacagagggagaggaacaaggaaagacaccatagcattagAGTTACCCCCAGTGCTCTAGTACTTCTGTGTAGAACCAGGATTTGAAGCTGGGTTGCATATATGACAGGGTACAtgttctacctggtgagctagacccctagatttcttttttgatcAACATTACTTACAAATATCACTCACCTGAGTTTCTTATCTTCTGTTGTGGCAAAacttattatacacacacacacacacacacacacggctttaTTTCTTCAACTATATTGTAATAATTTTGAGGTTAGCTTTCATACCTTCATTGTTTTTGCCCCATTGAAACTTGAATGCTCTAGTTATACAGTAAGCATCTACTATGTTATAATCAAATTGATTATTTGTGTTAATCAAACTGAAATTATctagaaactttttttctttttatttcataatttgaaggaatactccccccccccccttatccagagcactgctcaactctggattatggtggtgtatgTATGGgattatggagcctcaggcatgagtctctttgcataaccattacgctatcaaATCCTGCCCAAAGGAAGTCTTTATTACAGCAGAGCAAGTTTGTGTCTCAGGAATttagaggtagaaaaaaaaaagtgtgttattATGATTACTAAAAATAATTGAGTTAGTCTTGGAAATTCTAGCATACCTTGGAAATAGAAATCATTAATAACTTATTTAGGACtgataagatagctcacctggtatgcaactgctttaccatgcatgtgacccataTTTGAGAACCCAGCTCCTACatttgggggaagctttggtcttgtgtctctcctccctgtctctgtttatctgaaaaagtctacccagagcagtgaaacactAGTGACAACAACCaaaccaaagaaagaaaataagaaaattctCCTTTAGAGATCAGATATTTGAGATCAGTCCAAGTTTCTTAAACAAATTCCCAAACAGGAGCCAAGCAGTGGCATGCCCTATTTGAGTGcacacacaaggactcaggtttgaacccccactcctcatctgcaggggggaagcttcatgagtggaaaaGGAggtctacagatctctctctctttttaccagagtactgggactgtggagcctcaggcataagagtctctttgcataaccattatgctatctatccttgccttctttctccctctctacctccccttcctctctcaatttatctctgtcctatcaaataaaaataggaagaaaagaacaaaaattaaaaaggaaaccgTGCTTCCAGGACCAGTGAATTTGTCTTGtgagcaccaaaccccagtgggaATTctctggtggga
Above is a window of Erinaceus europaeus chromosome 3, mEriEur2.1, whole genome shotgun sequence DNA encoding:
- the CXCL9 gene encoding C-X-C motif chemokine 9 isoform X1, translated to MKKRDTCLLLSIIFLTLIGAQGIIMMRNRRCSCIDTSKNTVNPRSLKDLKQFPPTNFCAKREVIAVLKNGKETCLNPDSEKVKKLIKEWEKKVNQKKKQKKGEKNKKNRKGLKPKTSQLPHQKKTT